A single region of the Mycobacterium lentiflavum genome encodes:
- the infC gene encoding translation initiation factor IF-3: protein MSTETRVNERIRVPEVRLIGPGGEQVGIVRIEDALRVAADADLDLVEVAPNARPPVCKIMDYGKFKYEAAQKARESRRNQQQTVVKEQKLRPKIDDHDYETKKGHVIRFLEAGSKVKVTIMFRGREQSRPELGYRLLQRLGADVAEYGFVETSAKQDGRNMTMVLAPHRGAKTRARAQHPEQPGPAPTQEADETDAAGDDAASPN, encoded by the coding sequence ATCAGCACTGAGACCCGCGTCAACGAGCGCATCCGCGTACCTGAAGTTCGACTGATCGGCCCAGGGGGGGAGCAGGTAGGCATCGTGCGCATCGAAGACGCATTGCGCGTCGCCGCGGACGCCGATCTCGACCTCGTCGAAGTTGCCCCGAACGCCAGGCCACCGGTCTGCAAGATCATGGACTACGGCAAGTTCAAGTACGAGGCGGCGCAAAAGGCGCGCGAATCCCGCCGGAACCAGCAGCAGACCGTGGTCAAAGAGCAAAAGCTGCGACCCAAGATCGACGACCACGATTACGAGACCAAGAAGGGCCACGTAATCCGCTTCCTGGAGGCGGGGTCGAAGGTAAAGGTCACCATCATGTTCCGCGGGCGCGAGCAATCCAGGCCCGAGTTGGGCTACCGACTGCTGCAGCGTCTGGGCGCGGACGTCGCGGAGTACGGCTTCGTCGAAACGTCGGCCAAGCAGGACGGCCGCAACATGACGATGGTGCTGGCACCGCACCGCGGCGCCAAGACTCGCGCCAGGGCGCAGCACCCCGAACAACCGGGACCCGCGCCGACGCAGGAGGCCGATGAGACCGATGCAGCCGGCGACGACGCAGCTTCACCCAACTGA
- the rpmI gene encoding 50S ribosomal protein L35 — protein sequence MPKAKSHSGASKRFRRTGTGKIVRQKVNRRHLLEHKPSKRTRRLDGRTEVAANDTKRVNAMLNG from the coding sequence ATGCCCAAGGCCAAGTCCCACAGCGGGGCGAGCAAGCGATTCCGGCGCACCGGGACCGGAAAGATCGTCCGCCAGAAAGTCAATCGTCGACACCTGCTCGAGCACAAGCCGAGCAAGCGCACCCGGCGGCTCGACGGCCGCACCGAGGTTGCGGCCAACGACACCAAGCGTGTCAACGCGATGCTGAACGGCTGA
- the rplT gene encoding 50S ribosomal protein L20, giving the protein MARVKRAVNAHKKRRSVLTASKGYRGQRSRLYRKAKEQQLHSLQYAYRDRRARKGEFRKLWISRINAAARANDITYNRLIQGLKAAGVEVDRKNLADIAITDPAAFTALVDVARAALPKDVNAPSGEAA; this is encoded by the coding sequence ATGGCACGCGTGAAGCGGGCAGTCAACGCCCACAAGAAGAGGCGCAGCGTCCTGACGGCCTCCAAAGGGTATCGCGGCCAGCGGTCTCGGCTCTACCGCAAAGCCAAAGAGCAGCAGCTGCATTCGTTGCAGTACGCGTACCGCGACCGCCGTGCCCGCAAGGGTGAGTTCCGCAAGTTGTGGATCTCGCGGATCAACGCGGCGGCCCGCGCCAACGACATCACCTACAACCGGCTGATCCAGGGCCTCAAGGCCGCCGGTGTGGAAGTCGATCGCAAAAACCTTGCCGACATCGCGATCACCGATCCGGCAGCGTTCACCGCGCTGGTCGATGTCGCCCGGGCGGCATTGCCCAAGGACGTCAACGCGCCCTCCGGAGAAGCTGCTTAA